In Cryptomeria japonica chromosome 1, Sugi_1.0, whole genome shotgun sequence, the sequence TTGAGAGGGCATTTTCAGACTTACAAGCTAAAATCAGACctttcctaagtctgaaaatcaggttTCCTTGAGGAGAATTTTCCagattttaatcaaattgtttgtATTTTCCAGAAATATGTTTCATAGTTCAAATTTCTGATTTAGAAAGCTCATAAGTCTGAAAATCATTTGAAATCAAAACCTAAGTTCATTCTGgaaaattaattattcaatttaccCATCAAGAATGAAGACAAAGTAAGGAACATTGAAGTGTCCTGATGGGGTTCAAATTTCCACTCCATCAAATGGCGATCAAATCAAACAAAATTTTCAAGAACAATGAGTCCCAATGAGGGTCAGATTTCCACTTGACGGCAGAATTACAAAGGAAGAGTATAATTCATGAGGAATGAGGAGTCCCCATGACCTTCGAATTTCCATCATGAGAAAATGATCATGAAGACTGATAAATTTTAAGGACTAAATTAGTCCCTACAAGGATcgatttcccaccaaggttgaaacAAGGTTTATCCCATAGGTGTTTGATTcaatatttgtttgttttgcaggtctgcTACAAGAAAGGGAAGCATGGtgatcaaggcttgaggtgaaaGAGGATGCAGCTTGCAGGGATATCAAGGGCTCAACACTTCAAGGCAACAAACGATGAAGGATCAGCTCCAAGGGGACAAGCAAGTGGAATACAAGAATGAAGAAACTCAAACAATGCCATGTTCAAATTCAAGAAGATAAAGGTACGATTTGAAGAAAGGACTCTAAAATCATATTACAAGGACACCATCACAAGTGCAAATGAGGAAGATCAACATTTCAAGGATTGGACGAGGATTTCAAGACAAGGATTTCCACAAGCAAAGATGAGGACTGGCTCAAACGTGAGAAAACTTCACCATTatggtgaacaaatgaaggaaagagaaATCCAAGACATGATCACAAGGAATTCCAAACATCATGAAGAGTGttcaaggcaaattgattaagtctacaatgcaagctGAGGTGGCTTCCCATTTGTCCAATCAAAAGGGTTCCAAGTCAGCATTCATTCAAGGTGGGAATAACTTAAGTGACACGTGGCTCtgcatcaaatattatttatcttacctatcttcatctctcattggccaatgtaatggtgattgtaacaaaccctaattagggtttctatctttcaatcttggccattgatcttgaatcaatctgggccgttcattgtaatggAGACCTCTATATAAGACTCAgtgctctcatttgtaaaggttgataGAAGAGTGTTAGAAGAGTAGAAGAATAGTTGCTAaggcaattaggaattagaaattagagtAGAAGTAGACTAGGAGAGAAagtaaagattgttgccaagatcttGTTGTAAGGGGCATATtgtttttcattgaagttatggtgaatttcgTATGTTGATTCAAGATGTtgaatggtctctacttctcatttgtttTAATGTTGGTTAATTGTTTTAATGTTGcataagaaacttgattacaatgagCACGCAATGAGGAATTGGGATTCTAACTGTTGATTGTGTTGACTTAGACATTATTGTTGCATGACTTGCCAAAAAATATCTTTAGATGAGGCAACCTGTACAATACATGGCTAGTGTAAGTGGCATTGCAACTCATTGTGGTTCAAgtgaaattgaaccaaatgttgacTTTGATGCTTTTGATGATGAACAATATGAAGATTATTAATTATTGATTGTAATTATCATTGCATACTGACATTTGAGAAAGCACTAAATTATAAATTAATGAGTATTTTCATTTTCGAAAttatgaggtatttaaatatttttttatttgcaaTTAATAAATTATAAGTATCAtggttttatattatataattttaattttataaatacatATGTTTGtataaatatacacacacacacacatctcatacccaaccccaaggggaaAAAAATGATGTCGTACCACCATACCGAGTACTGGTACTCATACCTGCGTCCGTAACGAAACAAGTAACTTAGCTTTAAGAAGTCAATTTATGAAGACATAAAAAACATAACTAACCTAAAGATTATAAAATCATTTCTCTAAACCAGTGGAAAATGGGAAATGGGCTTACTTAACATCATGGGACCTTATTGGAAAAGGGTCTGTGACATTGTAACAGTAGGATAGATGATTTGTTGTCTCTGGATGTTTAATCTATTGTCGGGATTTAAGCTTTAAGGATTTGTACTACCCTCTCAGACGGTGAACTCTAGTATATCTACAATGGATGTGCTCCATTATTAAAGCTTTAATTTTAAATAAACCAAATTAGTTAATTTTAATTCCATTAACAGTAAGCCAAGAAACCTGTTTTGCTCCAATGAATATAGGCATCTGTGTACCCCTTTACTTGTCATTTTATTTACAATGGAAAAGTTTACTAAATTTTTCTTATACGTAGAATAGTCAGTTAAGATGTGTATCACCGTTCTACATCCATTCCTTAATGCTGATAGTATAATTCCCATATATCATCAATGCCATTACCAAAGTGGAGATTTTGGATATTGTGCAAATCATAGCATAACAGGACtaatagaagaaataaaaataattgaaaataataaaaagaaaaatgaaaagttTTTTATGCTAATGCCAGGAAAAAGAAGgcagaaaagaaaaagatatgTACAAGAGTAACAAAGAAAACTATCAAAACTATAATGTCATTGCATAATAATATAATATGAAAAATCCTTTGATAATTAAACAGAAAACAAACTAGAGATTCCAAAAGGTGAACTGTAAACACTAAACTCTTCTTGTGAACTCCAGTTTTTACTGAAAGCACATTATTTCAAAAATTCAAACAAATGATATTAAACATCAGCCAAAATGCATAAAAACAAAACTAGGTACCCTAGCAAACGGAAAGCATCTCTTGCAATCAGCAATGATGGTCTGTCTACGTTACTGTGGTCCCCTTCCATGGCAAAGATTTCAATGTAACTTTTGACTTCTCAACACTTACAGTTACAGTTATATATAAGTCTAGGAGGGCCAGTTTCAGATAATTATTTCTAGCAGAGATTCCTCTCAATGTTCAAAAACAGATGTTTTATAGTTTTGGGAAGTTCtaagattttttaggatttttattgtttttttacttTTCTTGGGGTTTTCAAGATTTTTCATTAAAAGCGTATTTAGAATTTATTGGGTTTTTTACAGGTTTCAGGACTTGTGGGATTTTAGTGTTTTTGAGGTTTTTGGATTTCAAGAGTTTTTGGGAATtttaaggttttatgatttttatggtaTGTAGGTTTTAAAAGATTTTTAGAAGATTTAAGATTTTTTGGATTTGTTTTAGTTTTAAGATTTTTTGGATTTGTTTTAGTTTTAAGATTTTTAAGGATTCTAGTGGTTTTAGGATTTTTATTAGTTTTAGGAGCTTTGGTGATTTTAGGATTTTAAGTAATTACATCCTATGAGAAGGAAACGGACAAGTGCACAAAAAGGAAGAGTTTTGGTTCTAAGGTTTGATCTCAGAGCCTAAAATTTCAATGTAGCCAAAAGGAAAGGAAAAGTAAACTTCATTTTGAGCTGCAAAATATACAGACTACATTAATATTATTTAGCTGTGAGCATAAACAAGCTACCTGGTACTATGATTTATTTTCCTTAAACTGCAACAGTTTATCTGGACCAACTggatttataataataaaaaaatggcTCTTTAAGTCACTTTTTAATGCTTGAAAATTTTGCAACTGTAGCCCCACATGCATTAAATTCTATTGTCAATTCTATACTTCATTTTGAAAACAATAAACTTATTTAACCCAGAAATTACAGTGCCATCACCTTTGTAATTTGTGTCCAGAAGGATAGGCACTTTGTTACTCAGAAATGACCAGCTAAAGAATCAAACATCTTAAATTGGGCTAGCACTACACCTGCAGCGTGGCATTTGGCTTCTGACTGTTACAGATCCTTGGGACTAATTGGTTTCATTTTCATATCCACTAAACTTCAATCAGCTGCTGTACAGTCAGTGAGATATGTTTAGGCAAGAGATTAATATCTTTTCCTTTACTGATAAATAGTTTCATTAAACACAACATTATTTAGATAGATAAATTTTAACCTACACAGGATGTGAACTGAATCACAATTAGCCAAGATTCCAAATAATGGGCAGATGTCAGTAATTGTTAGCAAATACTGATCCCCAATTGAAACTAAAATAGGTGAAGCAAGTGCACCAAATTACATGCCCAAAGTACAGAATGGAAGTGTCAAGTGCTTTTCCATCAAACTAGACCCCTATGCTACCAGTTTGGGTTTGGTAGCTTGCCAATTTTCTTTTCCCCAAATTCAGTACAGCTGCTTTCAGCGATGGAATATATACAATCTTGAAAATATGTAAAAATAatcataatcacaaaataaaatatgTATCAATGTTACAATACTCGCCCGAAATCACCAATACTCAGCAAGTCCCAAGGTGGGTGAAGCAAAATGGGTCCCAAGAACTTGTGACCCAGGTACTTGGCGAGCCTAGACAAACTTGCCAGACCCAACAAGTCCCAACAAGTAGACTGGGCCAGGCTTATGAAAATGAAGGGAAAAAAAACATAAGAATTtgaaaatgcttaaatgtaaaagCATGAAAGTCAAGTGTTTGAAAGGGTTCGGAGGACCTTTGGAGGATGGTTAAAAGCTAAGTTGCCAGTTCGGGTTCGggcaccggttcgggttcgaagaaccagtACGTCggtatggcaaaattttgaaaaggggtttgggttcatttgggtttgttagtatatatatatatacatatatatatatatatatataaatatatatatcataatataatataatataatataatataatatattatattatattatattaagtttcatgcaataaataataaatatcttaTAAATCATGATTCCTGAAAGATAAAAAAATAGCGGCGTCTATCCCTCAAATATATTAAGTTTTAGAAGAGCTGCCTTCCCATGCTTAAGGCTCAGGCGTCGAACAAAAGGCACAGGCTCCAGATTGAGGAATGCCCCAGGCGTAGAAAGTCGGGAAAATAATCTCATCGAATTTCATTAAAAGGCCAAAACGGGATCTCAAAATTTCATGCAACCCCGAGCTCTCCCGAAATGTCTGAACTTGCAACCTCACGCACCATGTTGGACTCAGAGActgttattttaaaatatattttaataaaaaacccTAAACACTACTCCGTACGAATTTTTGGGtgaaattcattcaaattttttagGTCTTCTTTTAAGTCCGCCGAATTTTGAATATCATAGCCAAAATTCAGCAAACCCGATAACCTAGGGCTGTGGCATGTCAGCACCAGGAGGCCAAAACATTAGATAAATTTCGCCAAACAGAGTCACCGAACCAAACTGGAACCGTATACGAACCACGAACCAGATCCGTATTTGGACAATACGGGGGCCTATATAGCCGAACCCGGTAACTTAGGTTAAAAGTGATACAATTTTGAAAAATGGCATGCGCCATGACAGTTTGTGTGGTTTCAAGGGTTTTAATTTGGGCTGCTCCTTGACCCTTCAAAGGTGTTGCCCACATGCCCCCACTAGGAGCACTACCCCTTAACCACATTAAGGGTGCTACTTCCAAATCACTGTTCTAATtttaaaaaacaaagaaataaaaaacctTTCTTTGGGACATGTTGGATGGAAgagcaacattttttttttttgacttttcccAACTAAATTACATGTATACTTCTAGATCGCTAAGTCAAACCCTATCCTAAGTCAAACCCTGTCCTAAGGCTGTAGCAACATTTGCAGACTTGTCTAAGTTACAAGTGCATGGCTCCACATATAGCTAATAATGTTGGTATTAGGGATAAAAGCTCCTTTCTACCATAGCTCGTGACTCCATATTGTGATTTTGGCTTTTTATGCAATGGATATCATAATCCATGAGTACACACATTATTTGAATATCTTTAAAAAATCATTTTATGCAATGGATATCATAATCCATGAGTATTGTACACTGTCAACACACAATATTTGTatatctaaaaaatttgcttccttcaACTAAAATCTGCTTTATAGTCATATTATCAATGTATagttgtgtatgtgatcaaagtagcttctatttgatagTTAATTGTcttcaaattttatttattaaagggTGCATAAAACAAGTTTGAACTCCTTAGAAATCTCTATATTTCATGGTTTTTTTAATTTGCCAAGTCTTGGCCATAGTTGGGTGGTAAGTCCGAGTCCAAGTTAAAAATCAGTTTGCCAAGTCCAAGATGTGTCCATCTCTTGtaacatttatatatatgtatatattatatttaaaatataagaAAGTAATCATAATCACGAAATTATATATAACAAATTAACAATACATAAATTTTATAAACCCTTAAAAAATTGCACGCATATTATTGATGAGCATTTGCATTGTGAAATTTATCTGAAATACTAAAGTTCAAACACAATAGATTCCACAGGTTTATCTAAAATAATATGTATTTGTATTGATGACCATTTGTATTTCATGTCCTTTAATACAGAACACAATAATGTCATCATACTTTTGTGGAAGACATGGCCTCATCTCTCCCTTGTTTACAAATAATACTGCTCTTCCTATCTCAGGATTAGAGAATTATGGAAGTACAGTTGCAGTTTGGCCAATAATACCTTTATCAAACAGGTTCTAGGGTTGGGGCAGAACAAATAAAGATCATTTTGTCGCTCTTCTATCTTCAACTTACAAGAAAGGCCATGTAAACCCTCTCCTTCACTTGGCAAAGCTATTAACCACACATggtttttttatcatttttatcaatACACACTGGATTGATGAATGCATCTTTAGCTATTAGCCAAGCATATGGCGATATCAGAAATCTAGCAAGGAGCAAAAATTGATCAAAATGTTGTGACTgaatttttttaatgcattttttggTCAAGATTTAATTCCTTTTTATGGGTGGGTATGGCCAGGGAGAGGCACGAGTGCCACAAGCACACCTACATACATCTCAGATGTAGACAGGTTGCCCATAACATGGCTTGGGCATGCCTGGGACATACCAGGGTATAGAACCAGTCCCAGACCCATTTGGGCCAAGTACAGCAGCACGTCCTGGCAGATCCAGTAACATAGACTAGAACACGAAATGCTTTTGTTTTGCCTTTTCTTTTTGAGCTGGTGAAGCTCAAGGCCAAATGCAAAACCATGCTTTACTAGGATGCCCAAGTTGGAAGCTCAGCTGTGGAGAAACTATCCAGCAGCAGATTTGGATCATTCGTTGGAAGTCAGACAATTCTTGTGACCCGGGAATTACACTCCATCCAGGAGGAATGACAAAGCCCTGTGACGGCTAAAAGCACATTAGTCTCAGTTCTGCATACCTGGAGAGAGGGTTCACCCATGCCCGATAGGCCATACGTGCAAAAGAGTCAAGAGCAACAACAAAGCGTGCAAAAACTGGGTACAGGAAGATGATATCCAGGAAGAGCATTGAGATAGATAACAAAAGATATCACAGCCAAAGAGAAAATGCTCAAAACCTCGACAAAAATCCATTTTCCTCCTAGTCAAGGTCAAAAAATGTTGCCAATGAGGTTTGTGCCGGTATCTGCCTGCAGCTTCTGGGGTAGAGGCAATCAAATTGCAAGGTCTCTTGTGGcatagagcatccagaatctaagCAGAACATCTCAGGTCACCAGGATCTATCTAGCTAGTTGTAATAATCCAAACTGCTTCTCCATTTGCATCGATAATCTGCATTACCAGAAACAAATTGGCAAGTATTTTTACCAGAAACTGCTGTTTCTCGGCCTATTTCTCGCCTGCAACAGTTGGACCAGTCAAATGAGAACCAAAAAATgcatttagaaaaaataaaatctGATTCTGACATTATCCAATAATCATTTCAACATTTCTCCATGATAATTCTGTCCGTTGAACTGTTGTTCTGGTCAATCAATCTCATCTTGTTTCTTAAATTTTCTGCTGTATATTTTATATGAAAAAAGAAATATGTCATCTAATAATACTGAAACTGAACGTATGGAACAATTAAGGTTTTGCTCCTAAGCAAATAATGCTTGTAATTTACTTACCCATGAACTATGTTTCTGGGTATGATATTAGTGTATGCGACACTCATTGAATTGTTATCATTTTCTGAGGTGACAATCATTATTAAATGATTCTTGCAAACGTTTAAAAAGATCTAATGCGTTCCTTACCCTTAACCTGATGCCCCAATTTCTCAGTTTAAACCTATTTCTGTTTCATTTCCCATTTCTTGTTTCTGGTAGCATGGCTATGCACGCATACCAACTCAAACCATTCTTCGTAATCAAAGCTCAAAAAACGCCCTCCCAAATGGAATGTTAATAAAAAGGGTAAAATGTTTTAAGAGGGTTCTGTATAATATCACTGGTATACCAGCAAGAGTACGACCCAGTCTCAAACCATCCAAGGGAATAACTCCTGTAAACATTTGATGAGGTTGTATTGAACTGATTGCTATATATACTCCAAAAAGCGTATCCCACAGTCCATAGCCTCATGCAAGATTTACCAAGAAAAAAGGACAAAAAAACGGCCTACAGTGATAACAAAATAAACCAAGATCAAACCCATTTGTCTCACAAATTTCCTCTAAAATGCATTCCCATTATGGCAAAGCACTGAACTGGTTAATGGTTCTGATGCCTAGCCCATTTTTCAATCATTTGTAAATCCAATGGCAAGACCCAAAAGCAATGTACATCAAAACAAGACTCATATATTGAAGAGCATGACAAGAAAAAGAATGATCAGTGTGCAGCATCGGTCTGGCAAAGAAATCAAAGTAAAAGATGACCCAAAAACTGCAAGGCATATTAAAACATGAACAAAAATGAATAATACTAACCGCCTGATTCGGCTGTCTCGAAGCAATAGAGAAAAGAAATTGGAATGGAGGTCTCCATAGTAAAAAATGAAGGCAGCAGAAGCCACCCACAGAAGATTTTCAATGTGGTGGCACCACCCATTAATCctcgaggaagaagaagaagaagagggtgcCCAAGCCATTGGAGACCCAGCTGAATCCTCCTCATCTAATTCCTCTCCACCGCTGGACGAATATCCAGAAGTATTGTGCCTCTGTCTAACGAATGCTCCTCCAGGAGGCATTCTCACAATTATAATCTGTAAAAGTCTGTCAAGGATTCTCCCAACTTTTGCAGACAGATATGCAGGCATCAATAACTGGAATTCGTAAGTATAGAAATTCACCTGGGTAAGAAATTAATTCTTTGAATACACGCTCTGCGCTCTGATCTGAATTATGGGGCCCTCTGAAGTGCAGTTTCTCTGATAGGCTGAATATAAAACAAAATTACGGACAGAAATTTAGTTGTGAAAGAAGTCATTTATGTTTGTTTGTTCTTGCGGTTTCCTGGCAAAGGAAAAATTATGATATTAATTCGGAATTTTTGTCGGagatttcaatttaatattttctaaATGATTTCTTCTATTTATGTCGTTAAATCTAAGACACCTGGTGTAAAAGGCCATACTCTCAGCTATCTGTGTCACATAAAGAAACATTTAAATCTATTTTGCAGAAGGAAAAGTTGGGTCTAATCGTTCACAGGTTATCTGACGTATTTGGAGGGGCATATGCTGCTCCGAGTAGTGCGTACGGGTTTCTGGGTCCGCTTTCTTTATGGCCGTTTAGTATATTTTTTGGCACACAGATTTTTCAAAAATCGATTGTTTAGTTTGTTAGGGCTAATTATGAAATTTTTATCAATTCGAGATaagtttttatgcaaaatttaagtAGTCAATAAAATCTTTATGGCTTTTAATTGGATGTCATCTAAGAAAGGATATGAAGATTTAAATAGATTGATCAGAAGAAAAAAATTATAGTCTAAATGGAATAGTAATGTCATGTTTATTTCTTCATGTAATGTCCACTTCTTATTCAAGTGAACATCACTAAAAAgtagcaacaattttttttttttaaaacaacaacaTACTACATAATTATTAAAAAAGATTATGATCATACTCACTATAACCTTCAACTAAAACTATGGATAATAATGCTTCTAATTTAAACATTACTCAATTAACAAACATGTCGCTTCATTCCTAAGTTTTCTCTTCCTTATATAGTACTTGGCTTGTATTTGGAGGGGCATATGGTGCTCCGAGTAGTGCGTACGGATTTCTGGGTCCGCTTTCTTTATGGCCATTTAGTATATTTTTTGGCACCTAGATTTTTCAAAAATCGATTATTTAGTTTGTTAGGGCTCAAATTATGAAATTTTTATCAATTCAAGATaagtttttatgcaaaatttaagtAGTCAATAAAATCTTTATGGCTTTTAATTGGATGTCATCTAAGAAAGGATATGAAGATTTAAATAGATTGATCAGAAGAAAAAAATTATAGCCTAAATGGAATAGTAATGTCATGTTTATTTCTTCATGTAATGTCCACTTCTTATTCAAGTGAACATCACTAAAAAGTAGCaacaattatttttttttaaaacaacaacaTACTACATAATTATTAAAAAAGATTATGATCATACTCACTATAACCTTCAACTAAAACTATGGATAATAATGCTTCTAATTTAAACATTACTCAATTAACAAACATGTCGCTTCATTCCTAAGTTTTCTCTTCCTTATATAGTACTTGGCTTGTCCTGTCGCACGTTCCTACATACAAGCCTACACCACTAGATGCAcaatatcaaatctatcaaatgttAGATTCATGTCCGACAAGATAAATCATAGTATTACCTTAATCAGATCAGTCATATAGTAGTCTACCATTGAATTCACAAGGGTAAACACATAACATTACGAAGGAGTGCCAAGACCAAACAACCCAGAAGAGCCAAACCTAAGGGCCAGACCTACAGTCTTGGGGCTCATCGCAAATGACCTTGCCTACGTGAAAGTGCAGAGACTTTGTAGTTcgacttaaaaaaaaaatcatataaatttataaaagcgggtacacaaccctttctagggcttCATACCCCAAACAGTTCTCTCGTCGGTTGCCACCCACTAAGGTGAAACAAGGATAAAATCATAGGCATTCCCTCTCTCTTCTATATCTATATACATAAAGATAAAGGGGGTATTATGCTAATATTACTTATCTTGCAAGAACTTTCATGCTTGATACCATCCATAAGATAATCAAGAAGAAACAATATTATAATTACTAATCTTTTCTTGAATCAAGAAATTGTTGAGTCACAAAAGGCATCATGACAAATAAGCATCCATTAATATATGAGGTGAATAATAATGGATTGGTACCATTTCTTAAAAGCAAGCAAAAGCACAATCTTTACATATTTATATGTTAGCTTGCTCAACTAAAGAAACCAATTGTAAATAAACTCAAGGTAACCTTTAAGTGTcactaaatgataaaaaaaattataaatcttGAACACTAGGTATTTCACTATTAGTAGGAGCCACTTTCAAAACATCAAAGATTCTCTTAGAGTATAATCCTCGACATAATATCTGAGAACTTACTAAAACTAAAATACACACTTTGATCACTTTTGTACTAACATATGTACATTTAAACAATGTCATGAGTTGACATTAATTATATGCATGTGATGGACAaagaggaatctcttggtagaaATCTCAAGACCAGAATATGGACTATTATAAGATAATGATGTTTAACCAAAAGTCTTTGTGAAAGTTAGAATGTAGAATATCTTTTGTTTTAGACAAATTTCCTTctacttatcaaatctttatcTTCTGTAATCCCTAAGTCTTTCAATTAGAGCTAACTAGAGTCTATGGAATAGAAGATATTAAGATTATATTACCACCTAGGCCCTCCAAAAGCATCAATAATTTTTATAGATAACATAAAGTTCCCCTAAGTAGATTTGTCATTTGTGAGAGTAAGGGAAACAAGAATCATTGAAATTTCTCATTAGCCAATTTAACTACAATAtctacaaaacatatatcaatactCCATTAGCTGATATAGGTTAAGGTATCTAATTAACCCTTTGAGATAGCTTGACTTATCATAGCACGAACATTCCTTTTCCATACAATAAAGTGCATATTAAGATTTAACTTAACCATAAACATATAAAGGATGCATTTATGTTCCATCTGTTATAATTATttattactaattatgttgtattacTAAAATACAAATCACTTTAGCAACCGTTATTTTAAAGATGCCCTGCATTACTTAAAGCAAATGCAAATTGGCTCAAAGACCTTCTAATGCTTATAAAATATGGCATAGAGACTAGAACAATATAgctaatctttgaaatattttaccaTTAATAACATAACACATACTAAAACTATAAGTTGATGTCCCTTGCCAAAACAATGAATAATTGTTGGTGCTAATGTATTTAGGAAATACATATTAACTTTATAAATCAAGGGTTTGAATTCCATTAACAATAATAAAGACATAATTTCAATAACACATTAATATTAATGACTTAAGGATATGGTTTAGATAACAATAATACGaaacaatttaaataatattaatcatTTTCCAATTTATACATATCTATAAGATTTCAGTTAAAAGATTATAATTATATCCTAGAACTCAATTCCTAAGAGAATAAATATATTACTATTACCGAAATCAAATTCCTCGACACTAATTAAACCTTTTTAAATAAAAACTAATAATATTACACATATCCAGTAAATGTTACTAACTAATACTTAATTACAAAATACCGGATCAAGTATATAATAACAGGTTGCATTCATTAAATTCTCCCTTAGACATAAAAATCAAAACACtttatatcaaaataaataaataaatagtgttTCACTAAACTTTAACTCAAATATAATACAATAACCTTTCGAGGTAACCCTTAAGTTAAATACAAGTTATCAAAACATTGCATTTAACATGATTAAAGGGCATGATTCTTAATCATTAATGTCACCATTCAAACATATAATATAAACAATGGAAGGCAGGAACCTTAAAGTTATC encodes:
- the LOC131065075 gene encoding uncharacterized protein LOC131065075 isoform X1 yields the protein MPAYLSAKVGRILDRLLQIIIVRMPPGGAFVRQRHNTSGYSSSGGEELDEEDSAGSPMAWAPSSSSSSSRINGWCHHIENLLWVASAAFIFYYGDLHSNFFSLLLRDSRIRRTALNLGLLCVACDTIIFIYLAFWVRDMVKVDNRWEISSPAAILTATVIGLLAFFLLCLALWPIWRLLTLPLLFTLFMAFVVISPYIPPYVKMKPASDILRLD